The genomic DNA atgcaactagtgcagcatttaaggtgaaagagaaaatcctaatgaatcgattaCTTATCCTTTGTACctggatgtgtatctgaattttttgtaactcgtattttagCATCTGAATTTCGCCtgtcgaatttgagcaactttgtgaaaacgtgttcttgaaaattcacgagttctattcgcgagcaaaaatattcagatgcataattgtgaagcaaaatattcagaggtgtaaatctgaaaacttaaattcaaaagcaacaaaattcagattcacaatttcagtgcaaaaaaattcagtgctacaaattcaaagttggtaatatttcaaagtctgatgagacagatttgcttccatagttttcctgccttgcgcccaggcTCCAGAcctactgcaaccctgaattggataagcagttacagatgaatgaatgaatgaatgaatgaatgaatgaatacatgtcCTTTGGGCATatacaaaagaaataaaagtataTTGTGCTGTAATCCACAGCCCCTCAGAGTTGTATTTTGGGAAAAATGATGGACATCTTGGTGGGGAGTATATGAAGGTAGTTTTCAGAGGTTACACTGATCAGAATTTTACTACCCAAACACAGAAAACCAGTGCAGACACCCACCTTGGCCTCCTAGgtaaatattacacacacacacctttcttaATATGACTTGATCACTTGTTCAATTTATGCTAAATTACATGAGTGTCTAGATGTGAAAATATTGCACAGAGGCATCCAAAGTAGTTTTTATTGATAATTGAGATCTTGCAACTACATAAGATTTTTTAAACATCTCATAAGCTTGAAATGACATTTTTGATGCCCTATATATAAAACTAAGTATTcacttgaaattttattttGCTATATTTCTCCATTTAAATGCATGCTAATGAtgaatgtttttcactggacactGTACAAGTGAGCAGTGCtactaaaaatgtaaatacataatatatatagaTTTTGGCAGAACCCTCATAATTTAATTCACTGTGAAGGCTGATAATCTGCATATTTTGCAATCTCTGTGTATACAGGTTTTACCCGTTGTGTCACAACTTTAGAGTTCCACTCTAAGGCTTTTCAGGTATTTGTCTGGTGTGAGATCTGTGTGAGATAACAATAGATTCATGCTACAATGGATGACCATTCAAAGATCAgattgtaaaaaatatttagatatttgTGCATTCTATAAcaaaacaatggttttaacgtaactttatgctttcatgagttatttacaagtttctgaccacttataaaatgcgttcaaagtgctgcccattgtgttggattgtcaatgcaaccctcttctcccactcttcacacactgatagcaacacagcaggagaaatgctagcacaggcttccagtatccgtagtttcaggtgctgcacatctcgtatcttcacagcatagacgttaaaaccaagcacaccattgtttttcttgtgaaattccaaataagtttgatgtgtcacatgatcctcttcccattgaaaaaacaaaagttggatccaaaatggccgacttcacaatggccaccatggtcaccaccaatcttgaaaagtttcccccctcccatattctaatgtgccacaaacaggaagttaatatcaccaaccattcccattttattaaggtgtctTCATTTAAATGGCCTACCCTGTATAgagtattgtcaagaggaagatgagagacaccagactcaacaatgcagacgagctgaaggtggctatcaaagcaacctgtgCTTCCATGACAACGCAGGAATGTCATAGGCTGATCgcctccatgccacgccgcattaATGCATTAATTCATGCAAATGGAGCCCcgaccaagtattgagtgcatatactgtacattctTTTCAGCAGGACAAAATGGCcgtattaaaaatacatttttaaattggtcttatataataatcaaattttctgagagaatgacttttgggttttcattggctgtaagcaataatcatcaacattaaaagaaataaactcttAAAGATCACTGTTTGTAATAAATCTATACAATATACTTTCACtttatgaaaataattactgaaaTTAACTTTTAGATGATGTTCTTATTTATTGAGGTTCACCTGTACATCCTgtagatttaaataaaaataacatatgaATTTGTTCTAATTTCCCTTAGGCCCTGTATTGCGTGCAGAGGTTGGGGACATTTTGCAGGTCACGTTTCTGAATAAGGCTGACAGAACTTACAGTATACAACCCCATGGACTCCAGTACACAAAGGCATTTGAGGGAGCCCAGTATGATGATGGTAAGAGAGAAATGAGGGACAACCAAGTCAGACATGAGAATTTAATtagattgtttattttatattaacttaTAGACGCCTTAATATTTTGAAGCTTTAAAACTGGGAAAAAAGCTGAAGATAATTCTTATATACTACAAATATTTTGAGTCATGTAGCACATTTTATTGagcttaaaaatatcattttttataatatttttttgtattatattatattatattatatggtCTTTTTATGTGGATTTCTAAAATGACAATAAGGCGGTGTTAACAAAAGTGCCAAGGTTGTGCAACACCTGTCTGCGTGACTATAGGGTTGCCATGCTAAAGAAAGAGCATATGGTTTTGTGACAAAATTTGGTAACATGTTTGTTATTATCTGACATGATGCAAATACAAATTTTTATCAGTACATCCTAATTAACTTTTATGTTCTTAATTAACTTTTATGTTCTTAATTAACTTTTATGTTCTTACTTAGACCCTGATTTATGATGGATATTTTTACTAGGCTGTGAATTTTAGCGGCTAAAGATCAGCTTTTACCCATCGCTTTCGTAAGATACGctttatgtaattaattacatattaCAGGGACCGTGAAAAATGGATCTCATGTGAAGCCAGGAGACACTTTCACCTACAGATGGCAGGTGATGGAAGGTCCGTCTGCAAGTGACCCACCATGCATTTCCTACCTGTACTTTTCCTCCACGGACCCAATCAAAGACACTAACTCAGGCCTCGTCGGCCCCCTGCTGGTGTGCAAGAGCGGCACGCTAGGCTCTAATAACACACGGGTATGATTTGGGCTTGCTGATGTATATATTTATGCACAAAAATGTCTAGTGTAAACCTTCCATTGCAGACTTTGTataaatgcaaaatatttaacGAGCTTCATTTTTCTGGTGGATTTCTAACTTgactgttttctttctcttataAGAATGATGTAAGCTATGAGTTTTTCCTACTCTTCTCCATTTTGGATGAAAACCTGAGCTGGTATCTTTCTAAAAACATTCAGTTATATGGGACCAATGAATCAAACCCACTGGACAGTGGCTTTGTAGACAGCAATATAATGCACGGTAAGACGCACCCTAACATGCATCTTATAAATTGATACACAGCACATTTAAGTGTAACTGGcattttattgtgtaataaAACActctgaatatatataaaatcaaatcaaaactcTGACAACAATGTATGTTTGGTCCGTCTGTGTATGTGGTGAAGCGGTGAATGGCTACATGTATGGCAACCTGCCAGGTCTAGAAATGCGTAATGGTTCCAAGGTCAGCTGGCATGTCCTGGGGCTTGGCACGGAAGTGGACGTGCATGGGGTTCACTTCCAGGGAAACACTTTCCTCATAGAGGGCAACACCCGTGACTCCCTCTCAGTCTTTCCACACACTTCTCAGACCGTACTCATGCAGCCAGACACAGTTGGTCAGTATGCTGTTCCCTGTTTCTCAAAATTGCATTTTATTATGTCTCCTTTCTCTGATGTCCCCAATGTAGgttctgtgtaaaaaaaaaaatctcttggTCATACTGCCATAATCATGAGCAAGCTCTAATGAAAGACATGTCTGAACAAACATTACATTAGTCACACTATTTCAAATGTTTGCTAATTTACCaatgcactcttaaaaataaaggttctttgagcaatgccacagATGAACCAATTTTTGTTCCTTAAATAACCATTTTGATAACACATTTAGATgcgtaaagaaccttaagatcgagtaatggatttttaaaccattaaaaggttcttcatactcacacatttcttaaacaaacatggttctttattgAACCCAAAgtagttcttctatggcattgctcaaagaactctttttaaataatattttaagagTGCAGCAAGAGAAATGCCAACCAGGTGTGGAAGGCCAAATTCACAAGGACCTACAGTACTGGCATATTTTGCTATTGATTTCAGTGAACAGCAGACATCACTGCAGGAAAATGCAAGAAATTCACACTCCTTTATCTGTTACTATTctgcatattaaaaaaaataaggaatGGACTCATAATAATGTGGAattgtacaacgaaatgtgtcttctacATTTAACCTACATTAATCTGTGGggttgaacacacacacacactagtgcactaaggactgtgaaaacacacccagagcagcgtGCAGCCATGCTAGAACCAGTTGTGtgttcggtgccttgctcaagtgcccctcagccgtggattgagggaggaggacagtgctgttttttcactcccaccacccccaattttcctgccgaTCGTGGGaacctcttctctaaccattaggccacagctgcccaaatTAGAACTTAAGTGATGCTGTGAACTCACATCCACTGTTGTGCAGTCCAGTTCTAGAGAATGTTTCTGATTTAAGCATCCATGTGGATATGTGTCCTACTGATATCGATTTTGGAATTTTTATTGTGTTACATGTGTGCAAATAAAGGACTCTTTGAGGTGGGCTGCAAAGTGAGTGAACATTACATGGGAGGAATGAGACAACAGTACAGAGTTTCAGGGAGCAGTCAGAGCTCATCTGCTGCTCCTGCTGCACCCACAGCAAAATACTTCATCTCTGCACAGGAGGTGGAGTGGGATTACTCGCCTAACCGCACCTGGGAGCTTCAGTACTTTCAGACCACAGCTGAGGACAGGTTAAAACACATATTCATGTTGAAACGGAAACATAGTATGTTAAATGTTATCCCAGACCAAATGGTACTTAAATGAATTTTCTGGTGGTagtgttattatttataaagatACATGTGATGAAATGTTAACAGTGATTATActgatatttatattaatgttaaacTGTCTATTTTGAGTTTCTAATGGTCATTCTGTTTCACAGTCCAGGCAGTACATTTGTGGCACCAGGTCCGAACAGACTTGGCTCAAAGTATAAAAAAGTAGTTTATAGGGAGTATACTGATGCTACCTTTAAGGTCATGAAAAAGAGGGGGGATAATGAGAAACATCTGGAAATTCTaggtaaggtttttttttctgatataATAAATGATCAATTATAGAATGAACACCTGTCTTTTAACTGCTCAGCTTTTGAATGTGTTTGCATCTTTTTAGGCCCAATAATCAGGGCAGAAGTTGGGGATGTTCTTCAGATTACATTCCTAAATAATGCAAGTAGGCCCTACACCATCCGGCCTCATGGACTGAAGACTTCTGTCCCAGAGCCTGTGTTGCCTGGTATGGAACATCAACATTAGCCccaaaatatgacaaaaatacaaataaaagttTTCTGAAGTTTTTATGAACAACTAGCAACACTCAAAGAAAATTGGAGACAAGGGcatatttaccactgtgttacaccacctttccttttaattacacattttaattatcTGGGAAGTGAGgatgcatatttaaaaaaaaatgcttagaACCAGACTTCAGCTGCTAAACAGTCATCTGAAGTCATGTGCTGATACGTTAGTGTGGCCCTTTTGTCTTAGGCCCAAAGAACACAACATTGAATTGATGTATGGCTTATATGTAGAGTTTCAGGTTACATTTCTAGATTCAGCAGAGGTCTGTGTTATGTGACATATATTACCATGACAGTTTCTAAACCAGTGTGTTCTAAGGGTTCAAATGTCCTAATGGTAAGAGTAACCAGTAATTAGGgacagccttggcctaatgatTAGAGGActgggcccttgagcaagacactgaGCCCCCAAATGCTCTGAACCCAATCCGTAACTGccctgtgtgtgcatgcgtgcaaTATCACTGCTCAAGATGATTACTAGCTAATGGGTGTGGATGAATGTGATTGAAATACATGTGCAATATGAATTCTATTTTTTTGTTAAGTGTACAATTTACAAAAatctcagtattttgttttatttgaatggAAGACCATGTAATATGCTGCCTCTGAGTGATCTGCAGTATTTTATAACATAATACTCTGCTGCATCTGAGACAGGCCAaaccattgtttaaaaaaacaacaacattgttTTAAAGTAATACCctgcttcatttaaaaaatattaataatctgAAGCTGGCCAAACCAGCacattataaaatgacaaataatttaTGAGACACCTATCCAACAGGAGTTTCTCTGGACTTTCTGAAATTTTCAATATTATATAGTACAGATGGTGAATGCCTTAAATTATTTGCAGTCTTgctttctgttctctttttactGTCTGACAATATTCATGATACATCATTGCTGGCAACACCTGGGTCTTAAGAGGACAttccttttaaacattttatattttataaccaTATCACTGAATATTTGAAACTGTGTAAATTATTCCATAAATGTGTGTTGCGGGTGTCAAATATAAACTTTTTGCAAAATGTTTGCAAAATCAGGTTGTaaagtttttttctttaattattcTTTTTGTCAGTTACATAAATGTTCAGATAAATTTTGCATGAATTTgagaaaaaaatcaacaaataaaacaacaaaaaacttaAAATTTCTGGAAAAGTGAATTGTGCTGAAAGCTTATCTATGTCATGCCTAATTAATAGCTTGCtccttaaatatatttactgtagttTCATACATAATGAATGTAAAATGGgtaagaaaatgtaaatgaaagttACAAGATTATGTTTACTGTCACTGGTTTATTGATGTGTAGATTTTGCTTGTAGGAAACAGAAGCATTTACTACTGGAGTGTTCCAGAAAGGTCTGGCCCAGGCCCTTCTGATCCAACCTGCATTACGTTTGCTTACTATTCTTCCATAGACATCATTAAGGTAAACATTTTTGAATCCATTCAATGacatctcatatatatatacagagtaTTGTACTGGTTTTTCTCCTTGACCTTTGCCTGTTACCTCCGTGATGTATGGCCAGTTACTGTAGACACATTTTCCTGTACTTACAAAAGAATAGATCACTTCTGTACTGCACTGAACAGGTTGATTTGCCAAAATGTCATGAGTTCTTAATTTAAGggttttgtaaataaacaaattcacAAATTTGGCAAAACATTCTACCATATGTGTTTTTTATACGACTAAGCAATCATTCAAGAAGCAAATGGctcatgcacatacacacagtggGAGGAGCATGAAGTGTAATCACAGTACACAGCCAAGTGCACTCTACTAAAAACACTTCCCCACCTGAAAGTGTACTTTAGATGATGTTCATTAGCGGCATGGTGGTctgaatacaaataaatttagGCCTACATAGTTTTAGAGTATCACAGTTTCAAACatgcaatatttaaaatgtttctttagCAGTTGTTCAGTATCCGACAGtcattttaatgaattttgaattaATGCTGTTCACTTGTCTTCTAGGTAAAAACATCAGGTTTTTTGACTGTGGACCAATACAGATATAGCAGATAATGTTTATGTTAATTAAAAGATTGGACATAAGTAGGATGTCTTGTATTACTGTTGCACATGTATTTAAAATCAGAAAATTGAATGCCTATTTATAACACTGTGGATCACATGTGATAGCAGGTTGTTGCTGGATGTTGTTTTATAGGACACTGTCAGCGGGCTAATTGGACCATTAGTTGTCTGCAGGAAAGGGACACTGGGTGTAAATCGTCAGAGACGGGACGTGAATCGGGAGtttgcttttttcttctttatcttTAATGAGAATAAATCATGGTACCTGATGGAAAATATCAAAACCTACTACAACAGTTCGCCTCCACTGGAAATGAATGATGAATTTGAAGAGAGCAACAAAATGCATTGTAAGTTTGTGTCTTTTAAAACTTAGGAAGTGACTTCAGTTGGTGTAAGACATTTCTGAATCAAATTTTCTTTGATCTGGATTCTGAATCAGAGCTTAGATAATAAGAAACGCTGGTCAGAACAAGCAGTAAAAAAGTTACACTGCCGTATTAAGCCAGTACATCCAGTGTGTGAGTCAAACATCCACATAACCTTTCCCCTTTCTCTGCCAGCGATCAATGGCAAGCTGTATGGCAACCTATTAAACCTGGAGATGCAGCAAGGACAGAAGGTGGACTGGTATCTTTTGGGGATGGGAAGTGAAGTGGATATACACACTGTTCACGTGCATGGCCAGACCTTCACATATAAGGTGACAGCACAGCACAGCATGTGATCATTCTTTTCTGTCCACATAAAACATGTATATGCTACACTGCATATGCATATAATCCTAAGAGGAAATTCTTATAATGAagcacatgtgtgtgtatgtgtgtatatatatatatatatatatatatatatatagtccgggtgactgtctgtgaggagtttggtgtgttctccctgtgtcgcgtgggttccctccgggtgctccagtttcctcccactgtccaaaaacacacgttgttaggtggattggtgactcaaaagtgccagtagctgtgagtgtgtgtgtgttgccctgtgaaagactggcacccctccagggtgtgttcctgccttgtgcccaatggttCCGGGTAGACTCAGAAGcaaccccgaccctgaactggaaaagaattacagacaatgaatgaatgattgaattctTGTGGAGTAGAATACATAGCAAAATGGAATTGAAACTAAGATTTTCCTGTTAACATTCTTGTTTCTCTGTGGAGCAGAATGACCTGTCCCACCGCGGTGATGTGACAAACATGTTTCCGGCCACGTTTCAGACAATAGAGATAGTACCAGATAATGTTGGCACATGGCTACTTCACTGCCATGTCGATGACCACATCCTGGCAGGAATGAATACCGTCTACACTGTCAGGTCCGTCACGTCCAACAGAGGTGAGACAGCAAATCAGAATATGATAATGGTGAAATGACTTGTTAGATTCTACATGTTTACCTTTCTTCCTGGGTTACTGTTTTGTTATGATATACACACAGACCTTATGAACATAAactaatattttcaatatattaACCTCATCCTGTGAATGTGTTTTAGGTACCAGTGCTGTGGGTCCACACTTGTGCATTGTGTGCATCCTGGCCTTCATTTACCTCATCAGACACATATGATCaagaataaaatgtatttttcagaaTATGCCCTTATCATCTGTGATTTTGGTGCATATGGTTTTGAAAGTGAAGattatttaatgtgtaaattataAACTTTTTATGCATCTTTTATTTGTGAAGTGACAAGGAGGGAAGATATCTGtacaaaataatagtaataataataatacttcaGTGCACAGTGAAAATAACCAATATCAGCCTTATTCCAAATATACTTTGGTGTACATTGGTCAGGTTGCAGTTTCAAGACTGTCTGTTTGTCATCTTGACCTTCCTATAAAACCAATCATGTTTATTATCATAAGTCTTGGCTCGTGCAAATAGTGACCCTGCAGATCGTGGCAAAATCATAGAACACATTGTCTTTAGATGTATGAGGGTGTCAGACttgtcttttaaatatattttattgtatggTTAGCATTTGACTGATTTACAAATTAAACTCGATTAAAACAGCAAGAACATAGAGAATATAGCCACAAAGTAGACTGTTGCTTTAATAAGATATTAATACagtcattgaataaatacacaatataatgtataattAGTGAAATGTCTGTTTTCCTTATGTTAAATTTCAAAGAAGAAACAGATCCAGATGGTTTTATAGACAAAGCCATTCTAATGTGTACATCATCCAATTTCATATTTGTTTTCAGGTCCTCGTCTATATTATCAATTACTTCAACCAGTGTGCAGTCTGTGTAGTTGTtctaatatttcttttaaaatgtggtTGCATCCATCCTGTCTCATTCATACAGAGATAAATTCATcctgttaaaggagcaatctgtaatgtTGACACAAAGGTTTAAAATCAGAAatgtaatacagtttcaaaacagtggagggagctgtctgcctccttctcctcctccccaGAATTGAAGCTTgagcaggttgccagtttgaggaaaaatgaataaacaagcaTTAAGAACTTTGGACAACATggtaatagctaagaagaatgtgccataatcaacatatttacacagaaaagtgttcattgtttcactaaaacatttacttatgcaagaaaatgacaaaatagtGAATGAGCGCCcaccatttccctgcatttacaatcCTTTACTGTTCAAACccactttaaatatttagacaAAGCTGGTGCTACTTATGAATTTTTCCTTCCACCATAAATTTCATTAAGGAGGCAGatatttgcttcttattcacaattttcgtattcaaacattttgttccaccttaaatgtgttcGTTTACAAGTCTTACTGGCATTATTATTGAATAcccttttccaccttaaactgtatCACAAAGCTAAAGTTAGAACTATCTAGCTTTAAACTccttttgaaacacttcttattttccattttatccatttaaaacacacgtatattaaatatgttacagattgctcctttaaagggGAACAGCTAAATAGATATTTTAGGAAGGCCAGTGAAAGTTACTATTGTCAGCAACATCATCAGGGTTGGAATAATGGTCACATGGACTTTAAATGTTAGCTGGTTAAAGCATATCAGTATAGAAGGTTCTCTTATCTGTGAAATTAATTGATTTGCCTTTAGGCAGAATGTCCATGCCACACTGAACCTTGGATAGTTCACTATTTGTCTAATCACCTTGTAAACACATAACTTGGGCTGAATACCTTTTACTGCTCAAGGAAGCAAAATATTTGCCCTCTCACTTTTGTCActattcttgtttttattctgaTTTGCTTGatacaataatataaaaatccTAAAACATTTGTGTAGTTGTCAGATGCATTACAAAGATACAACACATCGTTTCGATCTTGTGCAAACACTAACAAACACATGTAATAACAAACTGTTTAAATTATAATTGTAATAAATTAAAGTCATAACATTATacaaatattgtaaaaaaaattgtcaCATATTTGTCCGATTTCTGGATTATCTTACatacaaaaatgtttaaaataatggggttttatatcattttaattcatgtttTAATTGATATATTCTATGTATAATTTAAGGGCCAagatatttatttgaattaataattacattCATTTGTGTGCTACAAGTTATGTGGAACCATGTTACTGCAACATATATACACTGCTAAAGGAAAAGGAGATCCAATAATTCCATAAAAAACAGGCTCATCATTGACACGTTCTAATTGTAAGGCCAAGAGAAAAAGTAAATCCTGGCTTGTgtttggaatattttaaaactattttcagAGTTTGTTGATTTTGTCAAACTTGCAAAAGTGCTGATGTAAAGGCCAGAGGAGGTTTGGAAATCTGCAGTCAGCAGAGTGCTACTTTTACGCAATGTGCATCACAGCACTTGACGAACCCACTCTATTACcattttgtggctgagttgctgtggttctgAAACACTGACAGTGAAGCCACTGAACTTATCAAGCCACTGAACTTACACACTGAAATTATCAGGTTGTCCTTCGACTTGTGGGCGGAGCAGGTAACAGTAACAGGAATACACCAGGTAGAGGAAACCATATATAATGTGTAACAAATAACATAATTTAGATACATTAACTGGGAAAATACTGAaggtataatatttatatactttGAATTATATaatcgcgaccctgaattggataagcggttacagataatgaatgaatgaatgaaaaaaaggattatataacaaaaaacaagTCAATTTTAAAAACTATCAATGCCTAAATTGTCCTATACTTTTGAAATGACCTCAATCGTAAAAGCAGAGTTTATTTTAATGACTAAATTCATAAATCTGTATGTAATGGATGCAGGAACCAGTAAATTTGATTGTTCTATTTCACTTTAAAGACAATAGAGTAAATCTTGGAGCTTGTGAATGATCAATATTTACAATAGGATTATTATAACTTCTCCTCAGAATGTTGTGCACACAAAAATTCACTAAAATTCTTGTAGTACAATAACAGGCTTCATACACATGGACAAattagata from Hoplias malabaricus isolate fHopMal1 chromosome 7, fHopMal1.hap1, whole genome shotgun sequence includes the following:
- the LOC136702695 gene encoding ferroxidase HEPHL1-like, whose protein sequence is MGVFLKSCLLFLCLLSVGHTGIIRTFYIAIREEPWNYCPLGVNKVNGNPVAVDPYASVFLVPGPQRIGPVYIKAVYRQYTDDTYTQEIPKAAWQGFLGPFIRAEVGDTIQIHLKNFASRNYSIHPHGVIYNKNSEGALYPDGIPYAQKKDDGVPPGETYTYTWTVSPEHAPTNDDDNCLTWAYHSHVYAPKDIYSGLIGALLTCKKGTLKTVSVPGSNYSQVQRTDVDQDILLLFTEMDENMSWYLEKNIHTYCTDPNGVDPNDPDFRNSNMKSSINGYVYGNLPGIELCQNRIMSWHLFGLGNEVDVHSAYFHGQTLLMLGHRRDTVSLFPAAFLTVKMTPLTTGTWLLNCQVNTHIQDGMQAFFNVSACGTQGNATVFSNATERHYFIAAELVQWNYGPSGIDIFNNVSLNDSQSPSELYFGKNDGHLGGEYMKVVFRGYTDQNFTTQTQKTSADTHLGLLGPVLRAEVGDILQVTFLNKADRTYSIQPHGLQYTKAFEGAQYDDGTVKNGSHVKPGDTFTYRWQVMEGPSASDPPCISYLYFSSTDPIKDTNSGLVGPLLVCKSGTLGSNNTRNDVSYEFFLLFSILDENLSWYLSKNIQLYGTNESNPLDSGFVDSNIMHAVNGYMYGNLPGLEMRNGSKVSWHVLGLGTEVDVHGVHFQGNTFLIEGNTRDSLSVFPHTSQTVLMQPDTVGLFEVGCKVSEHYMGGMRQQYRVSGSSQSSSAAPAAPTAKYFISAQEVEWDYSPNRTWELQYFQTTAEDSPGSTFVAPGPNRLGSKYKKVVYREYTDATFKVMKKRGDNEKHLEILGPIIRAEVGDVLQITFLNNASRPYTIRPHGLKTSVPEPVLPGNRSIYYWSVPERSGPGPSDPTCITFAYYSSIDIIKDTVSGLIGPLVVCRKGTLGVNRQRRDVNREFAFFFFIFNENKSWYLMENIKTYYNSSPPLEMNDEFEESNKMHSINGKLYGNLLNLEMQQGQKVDWYLLGMGSEVDIHTVHVHGQTFTYKNDLSHRGDVTNMFPATFQTIEIVPDNVGTWLLHCHVDDHILAGMNTVYTVRSVTSNRGTSAVGPHLCIVCILAFIYLIRHI